Proteins from a single region of Cryptococcus neoformans var. neoformans JEC21 chromosome 6 sequence:
- a CDS encoding expressed protein, whose amino-acid sequence MHYQRRDIEFEERMCFGQLLDIITVILPHHPTSNADSGEITIALAHVNPIMDRKVTLGSKDWVCYDRFAKEELVDLASVNQSMDRVESIIKGKKKKNFIIDCGAPASRVMFTAAE is encoded by the coding sequence ATGCATTACCAGAGGCGAGATATCGAATTTGAGGAGCGCATGTGCTTTGGCCAACTTCTCGACATCATCACTGTCATCCTACCGCACCATCCTACTTCCAATGCCGATTCTGGAGAGATCACGATTGCTCTTGCCCATGTCAACCCTATCATGGACAGAAAGGTCACGCTTGGAAGTAAAGATTGGGTGTGCTATGATAGATTTGcgaaggaggagctggTTGATCTGGCATCTGTCAACCAGTCAATGGACAGAGTTGAGAGCATCATCAAGGgtaagaaaaaaaaaaacttcATTATTGACTGTGGTGCCCCTGCAAGTCGAGTGATGTTCACAGCTGCCGAGTAA